The genomic stretch CCGGCGGCGCATCTGGAAGGAGCCGTGTGAAACCCACCCTGCTCGACTGCACCCTGCGCGACGGCGGGAATCAGAACGACTGGCAGTTCACCGCCACCGACGTCCACACCATCGTGAGCACCCTGGACGCCGCCCGCATCGACGTCATCGAGGTCGGCTACCGCGGCGGCTCCGGGAGCAGGGCCAGCGCCACCGCGGGGCCCTCGGCGCACTGCACGCCCGAGTACCTCGCCGCGCTGCCGACCGTCTCGCACGCCGAGCTGGCCGTGATGGTCGTACCCACCGTGTGCCCGGTACGGGCCATGGACGACCTGCCCGACAGCCCGGTGTCCATGGTGCGCGTCGCCGCCTACCCGTGGAACATCGACGGGGTCCCGGAGTACGTCCGTGCCGTGCGGGCCCTCGGCCTCAAGGTCGGGGTCAACCTGATGGCCGTCAGCTACACCAACCAGGAGCAGCTGGCCGAGGTCGCCGCGGTCGTGGCATCGGAGGCACCGGACGTCTTCTACATCGCCGACTCCTTCGGCGCGCTCACTCCGGACGACGTACGCCGGCGGGTCGAGCTGCTGGCCGAGCGGCTGCCGACACCGCTCGGCATCCACGCCCACAACAACCTCGGCCTGGCCGCGGCCAACGCGGTCGCCGGCCTGGACGCGGGCGTGAGCTGGCTGGACGCCTCGCTCTGCGCCATGGCGCGGGGCGCCGGCAACCTCGCCACCGAGCAGGCCGCGGCCTTCCTCACCGCGTGGCCCAAGTACGACACCCACGCCGATCTGCCCCTGGTCTGCGAAGCCGCCGAGTACGTGGCCGAGCAGGTGCTGCCACGCCCCATGACGGTGCGCCGGGCCGAGATCGCGGCCGGCATCAACGACCACCACTTCTACTTCCAGGACCGCATCGAGAAGATCAGCGCCCACCACGGACTCGATCCCTGGGAGGTCGGGCGCAGGATCGGTGCGGCACGGCCGCGCAAGGTCCTCGACGAGACGGTCGAGGACGTGTGCCGAGAACTGGCCGGACAGACCGCCGACCAGACCGAACAGACAAACGGAGGGGACGCATGACCGGGAGCCGACCGCCCCAGCAGGAACCGAACGACCCGCCGACCGGCGCGGCACAGCGGCTGCGCTCGGCGCTCGCCGCACCGCGACTGACACGTGCCATGGGCTCGCACAGCCCGCTCAGCGCACGGCTCGCCGAGGAGGCCGGCTTCGACGTCGTCTGGTCCAGCGGGCTGGAGATCTCGGCCACGGCCGGCGTGCCCGACGCCAACATCCTCGCCCTGGGCGAATGCCTCGACGCGGCCGCCGGCCTCGCGGCCGCCGTGGACATCCCGGTCCTCGCGGACTGCGACTCCGGGTTCGGCAACGTCAACAACGTCATCCACATGGTGCGCTCCTACGAGGCGCGCGGCGTGGCCGGCGTGTGCATCGAGGACAAGCAGTTCCCCAAGCTCAACAGCTTCATCGAGGGCAACCAGGACCTCGCCCCGCTGGACGACTTCGCGGGCAAGATCCGGGCCGCCACGGAGACGCGTACCGACATGGTCGTGGTCGCCCGGCTGGAGGCGCTGATCTCCGGGCAGGGCATGGCGGAGGCACTGCGCCGGGCCGACGTGTACGAGCGGGCCGGGGCGGACGCCCTGCTCATCCACTCCAAGCGCAAGGACCCCGAGGAGGTCTTCGCCTTCCGCGAGGCCTACCACGGCGGACTCCCGGTGATCGTCGTGCCGACCACGTACAACCAGGTCACCGTCGAGGAACTGGAGCAGCGCGGCTTCGCCATGGCGATCTACGCCAACCAGGCGCTGCGCAGCTCGATCCGGGCCATGCGGGAGACCCTCACCAAGATCATGCGGGACGGCACCACGCTGAACGTGGAGCCCGAACTCGCCCCGCTCAAGGAGATCTTCGACCTGCAGCGCATGCCCCAGATGCTTCAGCAGCAGGAGCGCTACGAGTCCCTGGGACGCGAACTCGCGGAGGCCGCACAGTGACCAGCCCGACCGACTCCACCGCCCTGCGGCTGGACTTCCACGGCACCCACCTCGACCTGGAGGTGGCGCCCGGCGCCGACATCGACGACGCGCTCGCCTTCCTCGCCACCCATCTGGTCGCCGAGGAGGCCAAGCCCGGCGAGTACGACCGCGAGCCGGTCGCGACCCTGCGCGTCCACGCCCCTGACCCGGAGCGCCTCGCGCCGGTGGCCGGGACCGTGACGGAGGACATCTACCTCCGCAAGAGCGCCAGCGAGTTCTTCACCGTGCCGGCCCTGCGGGCCGTCGTGGACGGCCGCGAGTACCTGGAGTGCACCAAGACGGGCAGCCGCTTCGTCTTCGACCCCGCCACCCGCGTGATCGACGTGACGCTCGGGGCCGGCGGGCACATGGACCTCGTCGAGCTGGTGCGCGACCTGGTGCTGAAGCACCAGGAGAACACCGGCGCCGCGGTGCTGCACGCCACCGCCGCCTACCGGGACGGCGAGGTCGTACTGGTCACCGGCGCGAAGGGGGCCGGCAAGAGCACCGTGCTCCTGGAGCTGGTGGAGCACTTCGGCTATCAGGTGCTCAGCGGCGACAAGACCGTGCTGCACGAGCTGCCGGACGGCTCGGTCGTCGCGGCCGGCTGGCCCGACTACCCGCACCTCGGCTACGGCACCGTCGCCAAGTACCGGGGCCTGAAGGAGATCGCGGGCATCGGGGACGACTACGTGCCCGCCGAGGGCCACGCGTTCTCGCCCGTGGGGAAGTTCGCGGTGGACCCGCTGCCGTTCCGGGACCGCTTCCCGAGCGCCCCGGTCGGGGTGCGCGTGCCCGTCGCGGCGATCCTGCACCCGGCGATCGGCCCCGGCGAGCGCACCGTCGTCGAGCCGCTGACCGGCAGCCGCCAGGAGCACGCCGACGTCCTGCGCGCCAACGTGGAGTCGGCGTTCGACGGCGCCAACGCCGGCTGGCACCACTACCTCGAGGACGGCCGCGCCGCCCACGCCGCGCAGCGCGACCGCATCACCGACGCCCTGGCCGAACTGTCCGCCTGGACGCTGACCGGCCCGGGCGACCTGACGGCCGAGAACGTGCCGCCGACGATCGGCGGGCCCGCGGAGGCGGCCCGGTGATCGAACTGACGGTGGAGAGCACCGGCCTCAACTCGCACTACGACCTCACCGACCGGATCGCCGCCGCTCTCCAGGAGCACGGCACCGGCGACGGTCTGGCCGGAGTGTTCGCGCACGGCAGCACCATCGGGCTCACCGTGATGCGCTACGAACCGGGCGCCGTGCAGGACCTGTTGCGGACCCTGGAGCGGATCGCGCCGGAGTCCCCCGCCGACGGCAGCCGCTATCTGCACGAGCTGACCACCGCCGACCCCAACGGCTTCTCGCACCTGAAGTCGTCGCTGCTCGGCACCAGTCTCCTCGTCCCCTTCCGGGACGGCCGCCTCGCCATGTCGCCGAGCCACCGCGTGGTGCTCTTCGACTTCGATCTGAAGCCCGCCACCCGCCGCGTCTTCGTCGACGCTCCCCGGCCCGCGGCGACCGCCCCCCACACCGACGAGATCAAGGAGAACAGCCGGTGAAGCTGCGGCTGGCCACACCCGGCCCCACCGAGGTTCCGCAGCGCCTGCTGCTGGCCGGGGCCCGCGAGATCATCCACCACCGCTCCACCGAGATGGAGCAGCTGATCCACGAAATCAGCGGTGCCCTGCCCCCGCTGTTCGGCACCAGCTCCCCCGTGTACACCATCGCCTCCTCCGGGACCGGGGCGATGGAGGCCGCGGTCGCGGGCTGCTTCTCGGCCGGCGACGAGGTCCTGGTCGTCTCCAACGGCTACTTCGGCGAGCGCTTCCAGGCGATCTGCACGTCCTACGGACTCGTCGTACACGTCGTCGAGAGCGACTGGGGCACCAGCGCCGACCCCGAGCGGGTGGCCGCCGCCTACCGCGAACACCCGGAAATCAAGGGCGCGTTCGTCGTCTACAGCGAGACGTCCACCGGGGCGCTCAACGACGTCGAGGCGATCGGGCGGATCTTCCGCGACACCGACGTGGTCGTGGTCGTCGACGCCATCAGCGGACTGCTGGTGCACCCGCTGGAGATGGACGCGTGGGGCCTGGACGTGGTCCTCGCCGCGTCCCACAAGGGCTTCATGCTGCCGCCGGGGCTCGCCTTCGTCGCCCTCTCCGACAAGGCGTGGACGGCCGTGGAACGGTCCACCGGGCCGAACTACTACTGGTCGTTCAAGCGGCTGCGCCAGTTCTACCCGATGTCGTCCTCGTCTCCCGCGGTGTCCCTGCTGCTCGCTCTGCACGAGTCGCTGAAGATGCTGGACGAGGAGGGCATGGAGGCCTTCCGCAGGCGCCATGCCGTCCTCGGCAAGGCGGCCGAACGCGGCCTGCTGAAGCTCGGGTTCAGCACCTTCGTCCAGGCCCCGAACCGGCGCAGCCACGTCATCACCTCGGCCCTCGCGCCCGAGGGCATCGACACCGGTCAGCTGCTGAAGACGCTGTCCACCTCGTACGGCGTCACCATGACCGGCGGTCAGGCGCACCTCAAGGGCAAGCTCATCCGGGTCGGACACGTGGGCGCGGCCGACGCCCTCGACCTGAGCGGGATCTTCGGCGCCCTGGAAATGGCCCTGCTCGACCTGGGCCACACGTTCACGCCGGGCTCCGGCGTCGGCGAGATCATCCGTACGTTCCACGAGGAGGGCCGCTGATGCTCGTCCTGTTCCAGCGGGAGACCTGCCCCGACTGCAAGCCGGTGCGCGAGCTGCTCACCAAGCTCCAGATCTCCTACCTCAACATCAACGTGCCCAAGCCGCGCGAGGAGCGGCACGAGCTGATCCGCACCACGGGCAGCAAGTTCATCCCGGCCCTGGTCGACGG from Streptomyces davaonensis JCM 4913 encodes the following:
- a CDS encoding glutaredoxin domain-containing protein, with the translated sequence MLVLFQRETCPDCKPVRELLTKLQISYLNINVPKPREERHELIRTTGSKFIPALVDGATVIPGKLRENADIIAYLKERFGDPDEVAPRADTAVDTQPEPVA
- a CDS encoding phosphoenolpyruvate carboxykinase (ATP), which encodes MTSPTDSTALRLDFHGTHLDLEVAPGADIDDALAFLATHLVAEEAKPGEYDREPVATLRVHAPDPERLAPVAGTVTEDIYLRKSASEFFTVPALRAVVDGREYLECTKTGSRFVFDPATRVIDVTLGAGGHMDLVELVRDLVLKHQENTGAAVLHATAAYRDGEVVLVTGAKGAGKSTVLLELVEHFGYQVLSGDKTVLHELPDGSVVAAGWPDYPHLGYGTVAKYRGLKEIAGIGDDYVPAEGHAFSPVGKFAVDPLPFRDRFPSAPVGVRVPVAAILHPAIGPGERTVVEPLTGSRQEHADVLRANVESAFDGANAGWHHYLEDGRAAHAAQRDRITDALAELSAWTLTGPGDLTAENVPPTIGGPAEAAR
- a CDS encoding pyridoxal-phosphate-dependent aminotransferase family protein yields the protein MKLRLATPGPTEVPQRLLLAGAREIIHHRSTEMEQLIHEISGALPPLFGTSSPVYTIASSGTGAMEAAVAGCFSAGDEVLVVSNGYFGERFQAICTSYGLVVHVVESDWGTSADPERVAAAYREHPEIKGAFVVYSETSTGALNDVEAIGRIFRDTDVVVVVDAISGLLVHPLEMDAWGLDVVLAASHKGFMLPPGLAFVALSDKAWTAVERSTGPNYYWSFKRLRQFYPMSSSSPAVSLLLALHESLKMLDEEGMEAFRRRHAVLGKAAERGLLKLGFSTFVQAPNRRSHVITSALAPEGIDTGQLLKTLSTSYGVTMTGGQAHLKGKLIRVGHVGAADALDLSGIFGALEMALLDLGHTFTPGSGVGEIIRTFHEEGR
- a CDS encoding beta/alpha barrel domain-containing protein, which produces MKPTLLDCTLRDGGNQNDWQFTATDVHTIVSTLDAARIDVIEVGYRGGSGSRASATAGPSAHCTPEYLAALPTVSHAELAVMVVPTVCPVRAMDDLPDSPVSMVRVAAYPWNIDGVPEYVRAVRALGLKVGVNLMAVSYTNQEQLAEVAAVVASEAPDVFYIADSFGALTPDDVRRRVELLAERLPTPLGIHAHNNLGLAAANAVAGLDAGVSWLDASLCAMARGAGNLATEQAAAFLTAWPKYDTHADLPLVCEAAEYVAEQVLPRPMTVRRAEIAAGINDHHFYFQDRIEKISAHHGLDPWEVGRRIGAARPRKVLDETVEDVCRELAGQTADQTEQTNGGDA
- a CDS encoding isocitrate lyase/phosphoenolpyruvate mutase family protein, which translates into the protein MTGSRPPQQEPNDPPTGAAQRLRSALAAPRLTRAMGSHSPLSARLAEEAGFDVVWSSGLEISATAGVPDANILALGECLDAAAGLAAAVDIPVLADCDSGFGNVNNVIHMVRSYEARGVAGVCIEDKQFPKLNSFIEGNQDLAPLDDFAGKIRAATETRTDMVVVARLEALISGQGMAEALRRADVYERAGADALLIHSKRKDPEEVFAFREAYHGGLPVIVVPTTYNQVTVEELEQRGFAMAIYANQALRSSIRAMRETLTKIMRDGTTLNVEPELAPLKEIFDLQRMPQMLQQQERYESLGRELAEAAQ
- a CDS encoding YjbQ family protein, whose protein sequence is MIELTVESTGLNSHYDLTDRIAAALQEHGTGDGLAGVFAHGSTIGLTVMRYEPGAVQDLLRTLERIAPESPADGSRYLHELTTADPNGFSHLKSSLLGTSLLVPFRDGRLAMSPSHRVVLFDFDLKPATRRVFVDAPRPAATAPHTDEIKENSR